AAATTGTAAAAATATAGAGGGAAATAGTCCAAATAATTATTTCATAAATAAATCAAAAGAGTTAAAAAAAGAATATGAATTAATAATAAATAAGTTGAATAAATATAATAATGTAGAAATCAAACTAAATGAAATAGAAAAAGAAATAAATTTAAATAAAGAAAAAATTAAAGAATTTAATATTAAAAAAAATGAAAAGCATGGAAAAAAATTATTAATAAAAGAATTAGAGTTAGAGTTAGAAAAAAAATATATACAAGTAAGAGATATTTTAAAATTAGAAAAAAATGAAAATATAAAAGAAGTTGTGTCAAAATTAGAAAAAGAATATATAACTCTCCAAAATAAACAAGAAAATTTAAATATAAAAAAAGATATTGAAATAAAAAAAGAGTTAGAATTAAAATTAAAAAATAAAGAATTAGAAAACAAAGAATTAGAAAATGAAGCTAAAATATTATCTGAAGAAATTAAAAGAAAGCAAACTAGATTAAAAGAATTAACAAAACAACTTTCAATAGGAGCTGATAAATTAAAAAATTTAAATCCATATAAAGATAAATATGATGACTTAAAAGAAAAAAATAAAGAATTAGAAAACAAAAAAAATATTTATATAGAAAATAAAAAAACAGCAGATAATTATGATAGTTGTTTGGATAAATTGGAAAAATTGAAACAAGAAAAAGAGGTGAAATCAGAAGAAAAAAATACTAAAAATAAGAAAAAAATAGAATTAAAGAAAAAAATATCAGAGATAGATAAAGAAAAATTAGAGAAAGAGATAGTTGAAATTGAAGAATATATAATAGATATAAATGAGAAGATAGGAATATCAAATACTATGATAAAAACGCTTAAAGAAAAAGAAGAAGAATATAATAAAAATATAAAAGAGATTAAAAAATTAGAAAAAAGGTTAAATAAAATAAAATTAAAATCTAATATTGCAGATGATTTTAGAAAAAATATAAATAATATGGGGAAAATGGTATCAAAATATTTAATAGAAGACATTTCTATAAAAGCTACAGAGAATTTTAGAGAAATTACCGGAAGAACAGAGATTATTAAATGGATAAATGATGAAAACAATACATATCAAGTGTTATTAAAAGATGAAGAAGGAACTAGAGTATTTGAACAGCTATCTGGAGGAGAGCAAATAGCTGTAGCATTAGCTATACGTACAGCATTAGCTGAAATTCTTAGTTCTACGAACTTTATAATTTTTGATGAACCTACAAATAATCTTGATGAAGAAAGAAGAAAATCACTTGCGGATTCCATGTCAAAAATTCTTAGCAGTATAAATCAAAGCATAATAGTAACACATGATGATACATTTGAAGAAATGGCAAATAAAATTATATATATTTAAAAAACTAGACTTTAGTTTATACTAAAGTCTAGTTTTATTTTTAGTTTTTTTTATAATTATTTTTCTATATCAGCCCAATAAAATTCTTTTTCTGCTCCAACACTTGAAAGAGTTAAATTTTTTACTCTAGATTTTATTAAGATGTTTTTAGCATTGAATACTAAAGGAACAATTGGCATTTCTTTTATTAATATTTTTTCAGCAGCAGCCATTGCGTCCATTCTTTTAGATTTATCAGCTGTATTATAAGCGATATCTATATATTTATCATAATCTGTATTTCCCCAAGCAGTATGGTTATTTCCACCACCAGTTACAAATAGATCCATATAAGTCATAGGGTCAAAATAGTCAGCCCCCCATCTTGTTAATTGGAAATCAAAATCCATTTGTCTCATTCTTTGTAATCTTATTTGATATGTAACGTTTTCTATATTTACTTGAATACCTAATTTACTTCTTAATTGTTCTTGAACAAATTGAGCATCACCTTTAGCAGTAGGTTTACTTCCAATTAAAAGATTTAAAGTAAGTGGTTCTGTAAATCCTAATTCTTTTTTAGCCATTTCATAATATTTTTTAGCTAATTCTATATTTTCTTCGAATAAATTTAGTCCGTAATCTTCTCTAAAAGATTTATTTTTACCAGGGAATCCTTCAGGTGTAAATGAACGAGCTGGTTTAGAACCATCTTTTCTCACTGTTGTAACTAAATCATTTCTATCAATTGCATAAGCAATAGCTTTTCTTAAATTTTCATTTTTAAAATATTTATTATTTGTATTAAATTCTAAATACCATACAAAACTATCATCTAAATTAATAAGTTCTTTACTATCTTTGAAATCAGGTAATTGATCGCCAGTAATATTAATTACATCAATTTCATCATTTTTGTACATATTTGCTAAAGTATTTACATCTTGTACCATAAGTACATGTAATTCATCAATTTTTATAGTATCTTTATCCCAAAAATTCTCATTTTTTGTTAAAATTATTTTACTATCATGTTCCCATTCTTTAATTTTCCAAG
This window of the Hypnocyclicus thermotrophus genome carries:
- a CDS encoding peptide ABC transporter substrate-binding protein, whose amino-acid sequence is MKKRLILIFTLVFSLVMSVTSYSGLFFKKNKENKKIVKLSVEGEPASLDPQVLTDGTSILIANEVYEGLTRLDPNGNPIPAGAESWDINGNVWTFHLRKNAKWSNGEPVTANDYYYGIRHGLEPEVAAPYSYMLYYIKNSEAYNTGEIKDFSQVGVKVIDDYTLEITLDKPVAYFPSVLAFPTYFPLNEKFYKSQGDDFALEKENLIYNGPWKIKEWEHDSKIILTKNENFWDKDTIKIDELHVLMVQDVNTLANMYKNDEIDVINITGDQLPDFKDSKELINLDDSFVWYLEFNTNNKYFKNENLRKAIAYAIDRNDLVTTVRKDGSKPARSFTPEGFPGKNKSFREDYGLNLFEENIELAKKYYEMAKKELGFTEPLTLNLLIGSKPTAKGDAQFVQEQLRSKLGIQVNIENVTYQIRLQRMRQMDFDFQLTRWGADYFDPMTYMDLFVTGGGNNHTAWGNTDYDKYIDIAYNTADKSKRMDAMAAAEKILIKEMPIVPLVFNAKNILIKSRVKNLTLSSVGAEKEFYWADIEK